Proteins encoded in a region of the Zea mays cultivar B73 chromosome 2, Zm-B73-REFERENCE-NAM-5.0, whole genome shotgun sequence genome:
- the LOC103646418 gene encoding auxin response factor 9 has product MAAAMDAPNPGAAAGPGMPSDALYQELWHACAGPLVTVPRQGERVYYFPQGHMEQLEASAHHQQLDQYLPMFDLPPKILCRVVNVELRAEADSDEVYAQIMLQPEADQNELTSLDAEPQEREKCTAHSFCKTLTASDTSTHGGFSVLRRHAEECLPQLDMSQNPPCQELVAKDLHGTEWHFRHIFRGQPKRHLLTTGWSVFVSSKRLVSGDAFIFMRGENGELRVGVRRLMRQVNSMPSSVISSHSMHLGVLATASHAISTGTLFSVFYKPRTSRSDFIVSVNKYLEAKKQKISVGMRFKMRFEGDDAPERRFSGTIIGIGSLPAMSKSLWADSDWRSLKVQWDEPSSILRPDRISPWEVEPLDAANPQSPQPPLRAKRPRPPASPCMVSELPSGFGLWKSPIESSCTLSFSEPQRARELFPSIPTSTLSSSSNVSFNSKNEPSMLTSQFYWSARHTRADSCAASTNTVVIEKKQEPSSGGCRLFGINICSAEEEVLPEVTAPGVGYEQTAASVELNSDKLSQPSDVNNSDALAASSERSPLESQSRQVRSCTKVIMQGMAVGRAVDLTKLSGYSDLCQKLEEMFDIQGELGSTLKKWRVIFTDDEDDMMLVGDDPWDEFCRMVKRIYIYTYEEAKKLTSKSKLPVSSDSSKLSAANSLSE; this is encoded by the exons ATGGCCGCGGCGATGGACGCGCCCAACCCTGGAGCGGCTGCTGGCCCAG GAATGCCTAGTGACGCCCTGTACCAGGAGCTGTGGCATGCGTGTGCTGGCCCGTTGGTCACAGTACCTAGACAAGGCGAGCGTGTCTATTACTTCCCTCAGGGCCATATGGAGCAG CTCGAGGCGTCTGCACACCACCAGCAGCTTGATCAGTACTTACCGATGTTCGATCTACCACCCAAGATCCTATGCAGAGTAGTCAACGTGGAACTACGG GCCGAAGCTGATTCAGATGAAGTTTATGCTCAAATTATGTTGCAGCCAGAAGCTGAT CAAAATGAACTCACCAGCCTGGACGCTGAACCACAAGAACGTGAAAAATGCACTGCCCATTCCTTCTGCAAGACACTGACAGCTTCAGATACGAGCACTCACGGCGGGTTTTCTGTTCTTCGGAGGCATGCTGAGGAATGTCTTCCTCAGCTG GACATGTCTCAAAATCCACCTTGCCAAGAACTGGTTGCCAAAGATCTCCATGGCACTGAATGGCATTTTCGGCACATTTTTCGAG GGCAACCCAAGAGGCATCTCCTTACCACCGGCTGGAGTGTCTTTGTTAGCTCAAAAAGATTGGTTTCTGGGGATGCATTCATCTTCATGAG AGGTGAAAATGGTGAGCTACGGGTTGGTGTAAGGAGGCTCATGAGACAAGTAAATAGCATGCCGTCATCTGTCATATCAAGCCACAGCATGCATCTTGGAGTATTGGCCACAGCCTCCCATGCCATCTCCACTGGAACCCTCTTTTCTGTTTTCTACAAACCAAG AACTAGTCGCTCTGATTTTATTGTGAGTGTGAACAAGTACCTTGAAGCTAAGAAGCAGAAAATATCTGTTGGAATGAGGTTTAAGATGAGATTTGAAGGTGATGATGCTCCTGAAAGAAG GTTCAGCGGAACAATCATTGGCATCGGGAGTTTGCCGGCAATGTCAAAATCTCTGTGGGCAGATTCTGACTGGAGATCTCTAAAG GTTCAATGGGATGAACCTTCATCCATTCTTCGTCCAGATAGAATCTCACCATGGGAAGTGGAGCCACTGGATGCAGCTAATCCACAATCCCCTCAACCTCCACTAAGGGCTAAGCGTCCACGACCCCCAGCTTCACCTTGTATGGTTTCGGAACTGCCTTCAGGTTTTG GACTCTGGAAATCCCCAATTGAATCATCCTGTACACTCTCATTTTCGGAACCTCAACGGGCTCGAGAGTTATTTCCTTCAATCCCCACGTCAACCTTGTCATCTTCATCAAATGTCAGTTTTAATTCAAAGAATGAGCCGTCCATGCTAACCAGTCAGTTCTACTGGTCAGCAAGGCATACAAGAGCTGACTCCTGCGCTGCTAGCACCAACACAGTCGTAATTGAAAAGAAGCAAGAGCCAAGTTCTGGTGGTTGTAGATTGTTTGGAATTAATATATGCTCAGCTGAGGAAGAAGTATTACCTGAGGTTACTGCTCCAGGTGTTGGTTATGAGCAGACTGCTGCCTCTGTAGAGTTGAACTCGGATAAGCTCTCACAGCCATCTGATGTCAACAATTCTGATGCCCTAGCAGCTAGCAGTGAACGTTCACCTCTTGAATCCCAAAGCCGGCAAGTGAGGAGCTGTACCAAG GTAATTATGCAAGGAATGGCAGTAGGAAGGGCTGTAGACCTGACAAAGCTTAGTGGCTACAGCGATCTTTGCCAGAAGCTGGAGGAGATGTTTGACATCCAGGGGGAGCTGGGTTCCACACTAAAGAAATGGCGGGTCATTTTCACTGATGATGAGGATGACATGATGCTTGTTGGAGATGATCCTTGGGA TGAGTTTTGCAGGATGGTGAAAAGGATTTACATTTACACATACGAGGAGGCAAAGAAGCTGACATCCAAGTCAAAGTTACCGGTTAGCAGTGACAGCAGCAAGCTGAGCGCTGCGAACTCACTGTCTGAATGA